In a genomic window of Zingiber officinale cultivar Zhangliang chromosome 9B, Zo_v1.1, whole genome shotgun sequence:
- the LOC122022930 gene encoding G-type lectin S-receptor-like serine/threonine-protein kinase At4g27290, which yields MKSAVIASFLCLLLSTAFTSPSNAGDTLTPRRPISDDGSTLTSDGGRFQLGFFSPVAGSLDRYIGIWYNISARTVVWVANRGRPITGRSGHLSMSENGSLLLTDGRSSTIYWSSSSPALAEPEARLLESGNFVVMENGSDPSSSAAWQSFDHPTDTLLPGMKLGWNLSTGLNRNLTSWATSSDPSPGDYVAGIDVAGVPQLVAFSY from the coding sequence ATGAAGAGCGCCGTTATTGCTTCCTTCCTCTGCTTGCTACTCTCTACTGCGTTTACTTCCCCCTCCAACGCCGGCGACACGTTAACGCCACGACGGCCCATCTCCGACGATGGAAGTACCTTGACCTCGGACGGCGGCAGATTCCAATTGGGCTTCTTTAGCCCCGTTGCCGGTTCCCTCGACCGCTACATCGGCATTTGGTACAACATCTCCGCCCGCACCGTCGTTTGGGTCGCCAACCGCGGCAGACCGATCACCGGCCGCTCCGGGCACCTCTCCATGTCGGAAAACGGAAGTCTCCTCCTCACCGACGGAAGAAGCTCCACCATCTACTGGTCCTCGAGCTCGCCGGCTTTGGCGGAACCCGAAGCGCGACTCCTGGAGAGCGGCAACTTCGTCGTCATGGAGAACGGAAGCGACCCCAGCAGCTCAGCCGCGTGGCAGAGCTTCGACCACCCTACTGACACCCTCCTCCCAGGGATGAAGCTTGGGTGGAACCTCAGCACCGGACTGAACCGCAACCTCACCTCGTGGGCGACCTCCAGCGATCCGTCTCCAGGAGACTACGTGGCGGGCATCGACGTGGCCGGCGTACCCCAGctggttgctttctcttattag
- the LOC122022931 gene encoding G-type lectin S-receptor-like serine/threonine-protein kinase At4g27290 — protein MKSAVIVCFLCLLLSTAFTSPSNAGDTLTPRRPISDDGSTLTSDGGRFQLGFFSPVAGSPDRYIGIWYNISARTVVWVANRGRPITGRSGHLSMSENGSLLLTDGRSSTIYWSSSSPALVEPEARLLDSGNFVVMENGSDPSSSAAWQSFDHPTDTLLPGMKLGWNLSTGLNRNLTSWATSSDPSPGDYVAGIDVAGVPQLWVWSGTQQIWRGGPWNGIRFSGSPAMRPDNALTLHYQFTSNSDETVYWFYLESSTLLSRLVLNERGLLERFLWYDIGQLWVSLGASPNASRNSCNKRVSSCGANGVCSPHAPTCTCLQGFRPKNRRTWEDGCERELPEADCRSRTDTFVMMNNTKLPDTSKATANRSTASLDMCRDWCLRNCSCTAYAASNLSSNVSGCLIWTSDLYDLTLYDNEDPGQDLYVRQVESRPLNKGLSTNSLLRRASALIIVSVVLVAFLLSLLSCWIWRRKKRSLYCDEEETEGKDLDLPLFDLNTIAEATNNFSVNNKLGQGGFGPVYKGRLVEGQEIAVKRLSKTSSQGVNEFKNEVMLIAKLQHRNLVRLLGCCIQGGERILVYEYMPNGSLDAFLFDEAKRALLDWKKCRNIILGIARGLLYLHQDSRLRIIHRDLKASNVLLDKEMMPKISDFGMARIFGGEDTEANTRRVVGTYGYMSPEYAMDGIFSVKSDVFSFGVLLLEIITGRKNRGVYHSTLQLNLLGHIWSLWKEGKVMELVNQSIDHSSSAAEILHCIKIALLCVQERPGDRPTMYLVLKMLDNDNIVEIEPSQPGFIDFRGPLDQTNSSIREEDLSLNYASMTMPQGR, from the exons ATGAAGAGCGCCGTTATTGTTTGCTTCCTCTGCTTGCTACTCTCTACTGCGTTTACTTCCCCCTCCAACGCCGGCGACACGTTAACGCCACGACGGCCCATCTCCGACGATGGAAGTACCTTGACCTCGGACGGCGGCAGATTCCAATTGGGCTTCTTTAGCCCCGTCGCCGGTTCCCCCGACCGCTACATCGGCATTTGGTACAACATCTCCGCCCGCACCGTCGTATGGGTCGCCAACCGCGGCAGACCGATCACCGGCCGCTCCGGACACCTCTCCATGTCGGAAAACGGAAGTCTCCTCCTCACCGACGGAAGAAGCTCCACCATCTACTGGTCCTCGAGCTCGCCGGCTTTGGTGGAACCCGAAGCGCGACTCCTGGACAGCGGCAACTTCGTCGTCATGGAGAACGGAAGCGACCCCAGCAGCTCAGCCGCGTGGCAGAGCTTCGACCACCCTACTGACACGCTCCTCCCAGGGATGAAGCTTGGGTGGAACCTCAGCACCGGACTGAACCGCAACCTCACCTCGTGGGCGACCTCCAGCGATCCGTCTCCAGGAGACTACGTGGCGGGCATCGACGTGGCCGGCGTACCCCAGCTGTGGGTGTGGTCCGGGACGCAGCAGATCTGGCGCGGCGGCCCGTGGAACGGCATCCGCTTCAGCGGCAGCCCGGCGATGAGGCCGGACAACGCCCTAACTCTGCATTACCAGTTCACATCAAACTCCGACGAGACCGTCTACTGGTTCTACCTGGAAAGCTCCACCCTCTTGTCGAGATTAGTCCTCAACGAAAGGGGCCTCCTCGAGCGATTCCTCTGGTACGACATCGGACAACTCTGGGTGTCCCTCGGCGCCTCGCCCAACGCCAGCAGGAACTCGTGCAACAAGCGAGTGTCCTCCTGCGGCGCCAACGGCGTCTGCAGCCCCCATGCGCCGACCTGCACGTGCCTCCAGGGGTTTCGCCCCAAGAATCGGCGAACCTGGGAAGACGGGTGCGAGAGAGAGCTCCCGGAGGCCGACTGCCGGAGCAGGACCGACACCTTTGTCATGATGAACAACACCAAGCTTCCGGACACGTCAAAGGCGACGGCAAACCGGAGCACGGCGAGTCTGGACATGTGCAGGGACTGGTGCTTGAGGAACTGCTCTTGCACTGCTTATGCCGCTTCTAACCTCAGCAGCAATGTCAGTGGATGCCTGATCTGGACATCGGACCTCTACGATCTCACGCTATACGACAACGAAGATCCAGGACAGGATCTCTATGTTCGACAAGTAGAATCAAGACCTTTGAACAAAG GATTATCGACCAATTCTCTCCTCCGGAGAGCATCAGCATTGATCATTGTTTCAGTAGTTCTTGTGGCTTTTCTCCTTTCACTTTTGTCGTGCTGGAtttggagaaggaagaagagaa GTCTGTATTGTGATGAGGAAGAGACTGAAGGAAAGGACTTGGATTTGCCGTTATTTGATTTGAACACGATTGCTGAAGCGACTAACAACTTCTCGGTGAACAATAAGCTTGGCCAAGGGGGGTTTGGGCCTGTATATAAG GGGAGGCTGGTTGAAGGACAAGAAATAGCTGTGAAAAGGCTATCCAAAACATCATCGCAAGGCGTCAACGAGTTTAAGAATGAGGTCATGCTGATTGCTAAGTTGCAACATCGAAATCTCGTTCGACTTCTTGGTTGCTGCATTCAAGGAGGAGAAAGGATCTTGGTCTATGAGTACATGCCCAATGGAAGCTTGGATGCTTTTCTATTTG ATGAAGCTAAAAGGGCATTGTTGGATTGGAAAAAGTGTCGAAACATTATACTTGGGATTGCTCGAGGACTTCTTTACCTTCATCAAGATTCTAGACTTAGAATTATTCATAGAGACCTAAAAGCTAGTAATGTTCTTCTTGACAAAGAAATGATGCCCAAAATATCAGATTTTGGTATGGCGAGGATTTTTGGAGGAGAGGATACAGAAGCAAACACGAGGAGAGTTGTTGGAACATA TGGTTACATGTCACCTGAATATGCAATGGATGGAATCTTTTCGGTTAAGTCGGATGTATTTAGTTTCGGAGTTTTGCTACTTGAGATCATAACCGGTAGGAAGAATCGAGGAGTTTATCACTCTACCCTACAATTAAATCTTCTTGGCCAT ATATGGAGTTTATGGAAAGAAGGTAAAGTTATGGAATTAGTTAACCAATCTATTGATCATTCATCGTCGGCAGCTGAGATTCTTCATTGCATAAAAATTGCTCTTTTATGTGTTCAAGAGCGACCCGGAGATAGACCGACAATGTATTTAGTATTGAAAATGTTAGATAATGATAATATTGTAGAAATTGaacctagtcaacctggattCATCGACTTTAGAGGCCCCCTTGATCAGACTAATTCATCAATAAGAGAAGAAGATTTGTCACTCAACTATGCTTCTATGACAATGCCACAAGGTCGATAG